From a single Eleginops maclovinus isolate JMC-PN-2008 ecotype Puerto Natales chromosome 2, JC_Emac_rtc_rv5, whole genome shotgun sequence genomic region:
- the dusp8a gene encoding dual specificity protein phosphatase 8 isoform X2 — protein sequence MPLDVVIAPPEDCFWPDLQDTDMRLKIRVRRMKEGRELRGVYPPGFRSKRSGGFAAFSSCFPGLCEGKPATALPMSLSQPCLPVANVGPTRILPHLYLGSQKDVLNKDLMAQNGITYVLNASNTCPKPDFISESNFMRIPVNDNYCEKLLPWLDKTNEFIDKAKVSNCRVIVHCLAGISRSATIAIAYIMKTMGLSSDDAYRFVKDRRPSISPNFNFLGQLLEFEKGLRILQALSSTSDDKISENNAKQSSEVNGGFEMNGHHSNYDSSVADPPEPKLPSPTSLQQGFHGLHLSAERIMDTNRLKRSFSLDIKSVYSPNSPPCPSLAPTHSEDVPKLCKLDSPGTGTSNGVCSQSPVLDSPNSAGSPFPSPGSGGSIGGLGFRGSEGVHRSGSSSSRPRRKHKHCSGSSPVRSQPHQPPQSLSLTLDHKSPSPDENTKGSLLLSLPSVPTVGSGAMWTKHRDTVQATTPVTPVTPTKDAPWHFGAVEGGEGEMDLGGGGRDGRGDESSVRFGSSSAYVSFGCSEGVRLRDKSQREKSPQTQKDSTSSSNSVPASEKQFKRRSCQMEFEEGISETRSREELGKIGKQSSFSGSMEIIEVS from the exons ATGCCGCTGGATGTGGTGATCGCCCCACCAGAGGACTGTTTTTGGCCAGACCTGCAGGACACAGACATGAGGCTGAAGATCAGGGTCCGCCGAATGAAGGAAGGCAGAGAGCTACGAGGTGTGTATCCACCTGGATTCAGATCAAAAagaagtg GAGGTTTTGCTGCCTTCTCCTCCTGTTTCCCCGGCCTATGTGAAGGGAAACCTGCCACTGCTCTTCCTATGAGCTTGTCCCAGCCCTGCCTGCCTGTGGCTAATGTAGGGCCCACTCGCATCCTGCCACACCTCTACCTGGGCTCACAGAAGGACGTCCTCAACAAG GATCTTATGGCTCAGAATGGAATCACCTATGTGTTGAATGCCAGCAACACCTGCCCCAAGCCAGACTTCATCAGCGAGAGCAACTTCATGCGCATCCCGGTTAACGACAACTACTGTGAGAAGCTGCTTCCCTGGCTGGACAAAACCAATGAATTCATAG ACAAAGCAAAGGTGTCAAACTGCAGAGTTATTGTGCACTGCCTGGCTGGAATCTCGCGTTCAGCAACCATCGCCATCGCATACATCATGAAGACAATGGGCCTGTCATCAGATGATGCCTACAG GTTTGTAAAAGACCGAAGACCATCCATATCCCCCAACTTCAACTTCCTGGGGCAGCTTTTGGAGTTTGAGAAGGGTCTGCGGATACTGCAAGCTCTATCTTCAACCTCTGATGACAAGATCTCCGAAAACAACGCCAAGCAAAGCTCAGAGGTCAACGGGGGTTTCGAGATGAACGGCCACCACAGCAACTACGACTCATCGGTGGCAGACCCGCCAGAACCCAAGCTGCCATCACCCACCTCCCTCCAGCAAGGCTTCCACGGGCTGCACCTCTCTGCAGAGAGGATAATGGACACTAATCGGCTCAAACGTTCGTTCTCCTTGGACATTAAGTCGGTCTACTCCCCTAACAGCCCCCCCTGCCCGAGCCTGGCAcccacacactctgaagacGTCCCAAAGCTGTGCAAGCTGGACAGCCCCGGAACAGGCACCTCCAATGGCGTCTGCTCCCAGTCTCCCGTCCTAGACAGCCCCAACTCGGCCGGGTCCCCGTTCCCTTCACCAGGCAGCGGGGGCAGCATTGGAGGTTTGGGGTTTAGAGGAAGTGAAGGAGTCCATCGTTCTGGTTCCTCCTCGTCCCGACCCCGGAGAAAACACAAGCATTGCTCCGGCAGTTCCCCAGTCCGCTCCCAACCGCACCAGCCCCCTCAGTCCCTCAGCCTGACGCTGGACCACAAGAGCCCCAGCCCGGACGAGAACACAAAGggctctctgctcctctcactaCCCTCCGTGCCCACCGTGGGCTCCGGGGCCATGTGGaccaaacacagagacactgtCCAAGCCACCACTCCCGTCACTCCCGTCACCCCCACCAAAGATGCCCCCTGGCACTTTGGGGCAGTGGAGGGCGGTGAGGGAGAGATGGatctgggaggaggaggacgggaTGGAAGGGGAGATGAATCGTCGGTGAGGTTTGGGAGCAGCTCGGCATATGTGTCGTTTGGGTGCAGCGAAGGTGTGCGGTTACGAGACAAATCCCAGAGGGAGAAGTCGCCACAGACACAAAAAGACTCCACGTCGTCGTCCAACAGCGTTCCGGCATCAGAGAAGCAGTTCAAGCGGCGCAGCTGTCAGATGGAGTTCGAGGAGGGCATCTCCGAGACGCGATCACGAGAAGAACTGGGCAAGATCGGGAAGCAGTCGAGCTTCTCTGGGAGCATGGAGATCATTGAGGTATCCTGA
- the dusp8a gene encoding dual specificity protein phosphatase 8 isoform X3 — MPLDVVIAPPEDCFWPDLQDTDMRLKIRVRRMKEGRELRGGFAAFSSCFPGLCEGKPATALPMSLSQPCLPVANVGPTRILPHLYLGSQKDVLNKDLMAQNGITYVLNASNTCPKPDFISESNFMRIPVNDNYCEKLLPWLDKTNEFIDKAKVSNCRVIVHCLAGISRSATIAIAYIMKTMGLSSDDAYRFVKDRRPSISPNFNFLGQLLEFEKGLRILQALSSTSDDKISENNAKQSSEVNGGFEMNGHHSNYDSSVADPPEPKLPSPTSLQQGFHGLHLSAERIMDTNRLKRSFSLDIKSVYSPNSPPCPSLAPTHSEDVPKLCKLDSPGTGTSNGVCSQSPVLDSPNSAGSPFPSPGSGGSIGGLGFRGSEGVHRSGSSSSRPRRKHKHCSGSSPVRSQPHQPPQSLSLTLDHKSPSPDENTKGSLLLSLPSVPTVGSGAMWTKHRDTVQATTPVTPVTPTKDAPWHFGAVEGGEGEMDLGGGGRDGRGDESSVRFGSSSAYVSFGCSEGVRLRDKSQREKSPQTQKDSTSSSNSVPASEKQFKRRSCQMEFEEGISETRSREELGKIGKQSSFSGSMEIIEVS; from the exons ATGCCGCTGGATGTGGTGATCGCCCCACCAGAGGACTGTTTTTGGCCAGACCTGCAGGACACAGACATGAGGCTGAAGATCAGGGTCCGCCGAATGAAGGAAGGCAGAGAGCTACGAG GAGGTTTTGCTGCCTTCTCCTCCTGTTTCCCCGGCCTATGTGAAGGGAAACCTGCCACTGCTCTTCCTATGAGCTTGTCCCAGCCCTGCCTGCCTGTGGCTAATGTAGGGCCCACTCGCATCCTGCCACACCTCTACCTGGGCTCACAGAAGGACGTCCTCAACAAG GATCTTATGGCTCAGAATGGAATCACCTATGTGTTGAATGCCAGCAACACCTGCCCCAAGCCAGACTTCATCAGCGAGAGCAACTTCATGCGCATCCCGGTTAACGACAACTACTGTGAGAAGCTGCTTCCCTGGCTGGACAAAACCAATGAATTCATAG ACAAAGCAAAGGTGTCAAACTGCAGAGTTATTGTGCACTGCCTGGCTGGAATCTCGCGTTCAGCAACCATCGCCATCGCATACATCATGAAGACAATGGGCCTGTCATCAGATGATGCCTACAG GTTTGTAAAAGACCGAAGACCATCCATATCCCCCAACTTCAACTTCCTGGGGCAGCTTTTGGAGTTTGAGAAGGGTCTGCGGATACTGCAAGCTCTATCTTCAACCTCTGATGACAAGATCTCCGAAAACAACGCCAAGCAAAGCTCAGAGGTCAACGGGGGTTTCGAGATGAACGGCCACCACAGCAACTACGACTCATCGGTGGCAGACCCGCCAGAACCCAAGCTGCCATCACCCACCTCCCTCCAGCAAGGCTTCCACGGGCTGCACCTCTCTGCAGAGAGGATAATGGACACTAATCGGCTCAAACGTTCGTTCTCCTTGGACATTAAGTCGGTCTACTCCCCTAACAGCCCCCCCTGCCCGAGCCTGGCAcccacacactctgaagacGTCCCAAAGCTGTGCAAGCTGGACAGCCCCGGAACAGGCACCTCCAATGGCGTCTGCTCCCAGTCTCCCGTCCTAGACAGCCCCAACTCGGCCGGGTCCCCGTTCCCTTCACCAGGCAGCGGGGGCAGCATTGGAGGTTTGGGGTTTAGAGGAAGTGAAGGAGTCCATCGTTCTGGTTCCTCCTCGTCCCGACCCCGGAGAAAACACAAGCATTGCTCCGGCAGTTCCCCAGTCCGCTCCCAACCGCACCAGCCCCCTCAGTCCCTCAGCCTGACGCTGGACCACAAGAGCCCCAGCCCGGACGAGAACACAAAGggctctctgctcctctcactaCCCTCCGTGCCCACCGTGGGCTCCGGGGCCATGTGGaccaaacacagagacactgtCCAAGCCACCACTCCCGTCACTCCCGTCACCCCCACCAAAGATGCCCCCTGGCACTTTGGGGCAGTGGAGGGCGGTGAGGGAGAGATGGatctgggaggaggaggacgggaTGGAAGGGGAGATGAATCGTCGGTGAGGTTTGGGAGCAGCTCGGCATATGTGTCGTTTGGGTGCAGCGAAGGTGTGCGGTTACGAGACAAATCCCAGAGGGAGAAGTCGCCACAGACACAAAAAGACTCCACGTCGTCGTCCAACAGCGTTCCGGCATCAGAGAAGCAGTTCAAGCGGCGCAGCTGTCAGATGGAGTTCGAGGAGGGCATCTCCGAGACGCGATCACGAGAAGAACTGGGCAAGATCGGGAAGCAGTCGAGCTTCTCTGGGAGCATGGAGATCATTGAGGTATCCTGA